A window of Streptomyces gilvosporeus contains these coding sequences:
- the hydA gene encoding dihydropyrimidinase — protein sequence MTSRTVIRGGLVITAADEMHADVLVEEGRIAALAAHGSAPAESWSRSADRTVDATGKYVIPGGVDAHTHMELPFGGTSASDTFETGTKAAAWGGTTTIIDFAVQSRGQALRQGLDAWYAKSDAQCAIDYAFHMIVSDVNESTLKEMDGLVGEGVSSFKLFMAYPGVFYSDDGQILRAMQRAGENGGLIMMHAENGIAIDVLVKQALERGETDPRYHGEVRKALLESEATHRAIKLAQVAGAPLYVVHVSAQEAVAELTRARHDGLPVFGETCPQYLFLSTDNLAEPDFEGAKYVCSTPLRPKEHQAALWRGLRTNDLQVVSTDHCPFCFSGQKELGRGDFSKIPNGLPGVENRMDLLHQAVVDGHISRRRWIEIACATPARMFGLYPKKGTIAPGADADIVIYDPHAEQTISAATHHMNVDYSAYEGKRLTGRVETVLSRGDFVITEREFTGRAGHGAYIPRGTCQYLN from the coding sequence ATGACGAGCCGTACGGTCATCCGGGGCGGACTGGTGATCACCGCCGCCGACGAGATGCACGCCGACGTCCTGGTGGAGGAGGGCCGGATCGCCGCCCTCGCCGCCCACGGCAGCGCACCCGCGGAGAGCTGGAGCCGGTCGGCGGACCGCACCGTCGACGCCACCGGCAAGTACGTGATCCCGGGCGGGGTCGACGCGCACACGCACATGGAGTTGCCGTTCGGTGGCACCTCCGCTTCGGACACGTTTGAGACCGGTACAAAGGCGGCGGCGTGGGGCGGCACCACCACCATCATCGACTTCGCCGTCCAGAGCCGGGGCCAGGCGCTGCGCCAGGGCCTGGATGCCTGGTACGCCAAGTCCGATGCCCAATGCGCCATCGACTACGCGTTCCACATGATCGTGTCTGACGTAAATGAGTCGACGCTCAAGGAAATGGACGGTCTTGTCGGCGAAGGTGTGAGCTCGTTCAAATTGTTTATGGCGTATCCGGGGGTCTTTTACTCCGACGATGGTCAGATCCTGCGCGCCATGCAGCGGGCCGGCGAGAACGGCGGCCTGATCATGATGCACGCCGAGAACGGCATCGCGATCGACGTGCTCGTGAAGCAGGCACTGGAGCGAGGCGAGACCGATCCGCGGTATCACGGCGAGGTCAGGAAAGCGCTCCTGGAGTCGGAGGCGACGCATCGTGCGATCAAGCTGGCCCAGGTCGCCGGGGCGCCGCTGTACGTCGTCCACGTATCGGCACAGGAAGCGGTCGCCGAGCTGACGCGCGCCCGCCACGATGGCCTGCCGGTCTTCGGCGAGACCTGCCCGCAGTACCTGTTCCTGTCGACGGACAACCTCGCCGAGCCCGACTTCGAGGGAGCAAAGTACGTCTGCAGTACGCCACTTCGCCCGAAGGAACACCAGGCCGCGCTCTGGCGCGGCCTGCGCACCAACGACCTCCAGGTGGTGTCGACGGACCACTGCCCGTTCTGCTTCTCGGGGCAGAAGGAACTCGGCCGCGGCGACTTTTCCAAGATCCCGAACGGGCTGCCCGGAGTCGAGAACCGCATGGACCTGCTCCACCAAGCCGTCGTCGACGGACATATCTCGCGCCGCCGCTGGATCGAGATCGCCTGCGCGACACCGGCCCGGATGTTCGGGCTGTACCCGAAGAAGGGCACGATCGCGCCGGGCGCCGATGCCGACATCGTGATCTACGACCCGCACGCCGAACAGACCATCTCGGCGGCGACCCACCACATGAACGTCGACTACTCGGCCTACGAGGGCAAGCGGCTGACCGGGCGGGTGGAGACGGTCCTGTCGCGCGGCGATTTCGTCATCACCGAGCGGGAGTTCACGGGTCGGGCCGGACACGGCGCGTACATCCCGCGCGGCACCTGTCAGTACCTGAACTAA
- a CDS encoding TIGR03842 family LLM class F420-dependent oxidoreductase, protein MDFGLVLQTDPPASEVVELMKRAEDVGFTHGWTFDSCVLWQEPFVIYSRILAETDRLIVGPIVTNPGTRTWEVTASTFATLNDMYGNRTVCGIGRGDSAMRVAGRKPNTLARISGAIKVIRALGRGDEADLGGTVVKFPWVREGAEVPVWMAAYGPKALKMAGEEADGFILQLADPFLTEWMVKAVRDAAVAAGRSVDDVTICVAAPAYVTEDDSPKALGHAREQCRWFGGMVGNHVADLVGKYGSDSGMVPQQLTDYIKAREGYDYAHHGRSGNPDTKFVPDEIVDRFCLIGPVSAHVERLRALKALGVDQFAVYAMHDAKEKVIDQYGQNVIPALTS, encoded by the coding sequence ATGGACTTCGGACTCGTCCTACAGACCGACCCGCCCGCCTCCGAGGTCGTGGAGTTGATGAAGCGTGCGGAGGACGTCGGATTCACGCACGGATGGACGTTCGACTCGTGCGTGCTGTGGCAGGAGCCGTTCGTCATCTACAGCCGTATCCTCGCGGAGACGGACCGCCTGATCGTCGGCCCGATAGTCACCAACCCGGGCACGCGGACGTGGGAGGTCACGGCCTCCACCTTCGCCACGCTGAACGATATGTACGGCAACCGGACCGTGTGCGGCATCGGACGCGGCGACTCCGCGATGCGTGTGGCGGGCCGTAAGCCGAACACGCTCGCGCGGATCAGCGGGGCGATCAAGGTGATCCGGGCGCTCGGGCGCGGCGACGAGGCGGATCTCGGCGGCACGGTGGTCAAGTTCCCGTGGGTACGGGAGGGAGCCGAGGTTCCGGTATGGATGGCGGCGTACGGCCCCAAGGCGCTGAAGATGGCCGGCGAGGAGGCCGACGGCTTCATCCTCCAGCTCGCGGACCCGTTCCTGACGGAGTGGATGGTGAAGGCGGTGCGGGACGCGGCGGTGGCCGCCGGGCGCTCGGTGGACGACGTCACGATCTGTGTCGCCGCGCCCGCGTACGTCACGGAGGACGACTCCCCAAAGGCCCTCGGCCACGCGCGCGAGCAGTGCCGCTGGTTCGGCGGGATGGTCGGCAACCACGTGGCCGACCTGGTGGGGAAGTACGGCTCCGACTCCGGCATGGTGCCGCAGCAGCTGACGGATTACATCAAGGCGCGTGAGGGGTACGACTACGCGCACCACGGCCGGTCCGGGAATCCGGACACGAAGTTCGTACCGGACGAGATCGTGGACCGGTTCTGTCTGATCGGCCCGGTGTCCGCGCATGTCGAAAGGCTGCGCGCCCTGAAGGCGTTGGGCGTCGACCAGTTCGCGGTGTACGCGATGCATGACGCGAAGGAGAAGGTCATCGACCAGTACGGCCAGAACGTCATCCCCGCGCTGACCTCATGA
- a CDS encoding NCS1 family nucleobase:cation symporter-1 produces MTNAIPSPSSSPIPPAEGAGIELTADAYPVGSRYANEDLRPVPLVERRWTTYNFVALWIGMAHCIPSWTLASGLVALGMDWKQAVLTIALANVLVLFPMLLTGHAGPKYGIPFPVLARASFGIRGANLPAMVRAAVACCWFGIQTWIGGQGIFVLLGKIFGGWADAGKIGGYPWTLWLCFVIFWALELALIYRGMDALRRFENWAAPFVLVGAVVLLIWIANKAGGFGPLLHEPSRVGWGAGFWKVFFPGLMGMIGFWSTLSLNIPDFTRFGKGQRAQVWGQTLGLPTTMTAFALMSVLVTAGSEKVYGAAIWDPVELAGKTDSVFGLLFALVTVFVATISVNIAANVVSPAYDLANLAPKVINFRTGAIITGVVGVLVMPWKLTSTPELYIFTWLGVVGGLLGTVAGILIADYWIIRRTVLHLVDLYVAGGRYWYGGGWNWRALVAFAVGGVLAVGGSYSTLDAKGDKAGPFPIDGLIPFLKPLADYGWAVGLGASLLVYVVLMAGERARTAVGT; encoded by the coding sequence ATGACCAACGCCATCCCCTCCCCGTCTTCGTCTCCGATACCGCCGGCCGAAGGCGCCGGCATCGAGCTGACCGCTGACGCGTATCCGGTCGGCAGCCGCTACGCCAATGAGGATCTGCGTCCCGTCCCGCTCGTCGAACGTCGCTGGACCACGTACAACTTCGTGGCCCTGTGGATCGGCATGGCCCACTGCATCCCGTCCTGGACCCTGGCCTCCGGCCTGGTCGCGCTCGGCATGGACTGGAAGCAGGCGGTCCTCACGATCGCCCTCGCCAATGTTCTTGTGCTGTTCCCGATGCTGCTCACCGGCCACGCCGGACCGAAGTACGGCATACCCTTCCCGGTCCTGGCCCGCGCTTCGTTCGGCATCCGCGGTGCGAACCTGCCTGCCATGGTGCGGGCCGCGGTGGCCTGCTGTTGGTTCGGCATTCAGACGTGGATCGGCGGCCAGGGCATCTTCGTACTGCTGGGGAAGATCTTCGGAGGATGGGCCGACGCGGGAAAGATCGGCGGCTACCCGTGGACGCTCTGGCTGTGCTTCGTCATCTTCTGGGCGCTCGAACTGGCCCTCATCTACCGGGGGATGGACGCCTTGCGCCGCTTCGAGAACTGGGCGGCGCCGTTCGTCCTCGTGGGCGCCGTGGTGCTGCTGATCTGGATCGCGAACAAGGCGGGTGGTTTTGGTCCGTTGCTGCACGAGCCGTCGAGGGTGGGCTGGGGCGCGGGCTTCTGGAAGGTGTTCTTCCCGGGACTCATGGGCATGATCGGCTTCTGGTCGACCTTGTCGTTGAACATTCCCGACTTCACGCGCTTCGGCAAGGGCCAACGGGCACAGGTCTGGGGCCAGACCCTCGGCCTGCCGACCACCATGACGGCCTTCGCCCTCATGTCGGTGCTGGTAACAGCCGGTTCGGAAAAGGTGTACGGAGCCGCGATCTGGGACCCGGTCGAGCTGGCCGGCAAGACGGACAGCGTCTTCGGTCTGCTCTTCGCACTCGTCACCGTCTTCGTGGCAACGATCTCCGTGAACATCGCGGCCAATGTCGTCTCTCCTGCCTATGACCTCGCGAACCTCGCGCCGAAGGTCATCAACTTCCGTACGGGTGCGATCATCACGGGCGTCGTCGGCGTGCTGGTCATGCCGTGGAAGCTGACGTCCACGCCCGAGCTGTACATCTTCACGTGGCTCGGCGTCGTCGGCGGGCTACTCGGTACGGTGGCCGGCATCCTGATCGCCGACTACTGGATCATCCGGCGGACCGTGCTGCATCTCGTCGACCTGTACGTGGCGGGTGGAAGGTACTGGTACGGCGGTGGGTGGAACTGGCGGGCCCTCGTTGCATTCGCGGTCGGGGGTGTGCTGGCCGTCGGCGGGTCCTACTCGACGCTCGACGCGAAGGGGGACAAGGCCGGGCCGTTCCCGATCGACGGACTGATCCCGTTCCTCAAGCCGCTCGCTGACTACGGGTGGGCCGTCGGGCTCGGGGCGTCACTCCTCGTCTATGTGGTCCTGATGGCCGGAGAGCGGGCGAGGACAGCCGTCGGCACGTGA
- a CDS encoding Rid family hydrolase — MTVHTVEVPEDNAVFGQTTSAFASFGYSAAVRAHGLLFIAGTIGRRADGTIPDTIEEQTEIAVSKIEEILRLENLDTSALVDVTSYHVDIRQHLPGFIEAKQRLVQAPYPTWTIIGVSGLASPGLLVEIRATAAYPDAPR; from the coding sequence ATGACCGTCCATACCGTCGAGGTCCCCGAGGACAACGCAGTCTTCGGGCAAACCACCAGCGCCTTCGCAAGCTTCGGCTATTCCGCCGCGGTCCGCGCGCACGGCCTCTTGTTCATCGCCGGAACGATCGGTCGCCGCGCCGACGGAACCATCCCGGACACCATCGAAGAGCAGACCGAGATCGCCGTCTCGAAGATCGAAGAGATCCTTCGACTGGAGAACCTCGACACCTCCGCCCTCGTCGACGTCACCAGCTACCACGTCGACATCCGCCAGCACCTGCCCGGCTTCATCGAGGCCAAACAGCGCCTCGTCCAAGCGCCCTACCCGACCTGGACGATCATCGGGGTCAGCGGCCTCGCCAGCCCCGGACTCCTCGTCGAAATCCGCGCGACCGCCGCGTATCCCGACGCACCTCGGTAG
- a CDS encoding HD domain-containing protein, whose translation MTGPTYEATADLITLPGTPLADAVVNLIRPVETPSVFNHSIRSYLFARLVAGRLGLATGHDYQDDLLFAACAMHDLGVASDGPHNQRFEVEGADRAASFLTDRGVPAADADQVWQAIALHTSPGIAERRGTLCVLVREGVALDFGNPRDANHLDAVTDEQADALHAAYPRLDMSRSLTDAIVEQAAKDPKNAPRHTVPGELLRERENFGRTRLEHTCHSSRWGN comes from the coding sequence ATGACCGGACCTACCTACGAGGCGACCGCCGACCTGATCACGCTGCCCGGCACACCGCTTGCCGACGCCGTCGTGAACCTCATCCGGCCGGTGGAGACGCCGTCCGTCTTCAACCACAGCATCCGCAGTTACCTGTTCGCCCGGCTGGTGGCCGGCCGTCTCGGCCTGGCCACCGGCCACGACTACCAGGACGACCTGTTGTTCGCCGCGTGCGCAATGCATGACCTCGGCGTGGCGTCGGACGGACCGCACAACCAGCGGTTCGAGGTCGAAGGCGCCGACCGGGCCGCCTCATTCCTGACCGACCGCGGAGTACCCGCAGCCGACGCCGACCAGGTCTGGCAGGCCATCGCCCTGCACACCTCCCCGGGCATCGCGGAACGCCGAGGAACGCTGTGCGTGCTCGTCCGCGAGGGTGTCGCCCTCGACTTCGGCAACCCACGGGACGCCAACCACCTCGACGCCGTCACCGACGAGCAGGCCGACGCCCTGCACGCCGCCTATCCACGGCTGGACATGAGTCGCTCACTCACCGACGCGATCGTCGAGCAGGCCGCGAAAGACCCGAAGAACGCCCCCCGGCACACGGTCCCCGGCGAACTCCTCCGCGAACGCGAGAACTTCGGCCGGACCCGGCTGGAGCACACCTGCCACTCGTCCCGCTGGGGCAACTGA
- a CDS encoding GlxA family transcriptional regulator: protein MAVHRVAVLALDGVTPLDLAIPTQIFTTRPETPYEMTLCALETKVATTAGFALVADGSLEQVRTADTVIVPGFEPILPVPDAVLDALAEAGDRGKRVVSICTGAFALAAAGVLDGLHATTHWKHIDDFERGFPAVTVDRDVLYVDEGDVLTSAGVCCGIDLCLHIVRRDLGAEVANQIARGLVAAPHRDGGQAQYVPAPVAVAGQASLSGTRGWALHRLGEPLTLRVLARHAGLSQRTFMRRFSEETGTTPLQWLLNARLGRARELLETTDRSVEQVARDCGLGTAGNLRLHFRRALDTTPTAYRRTFTRSTSPAVPRSD from the coding sequence ATGGCAGTGCATCGAGTCGCGGTCCTGGCGCTGGACGGGGTCACCCCACTCGACCTGGCGATCCCGACGCAGATCTTCACCACCCGGCCGGAAACCCCCTACGAGATGACCCTGTGCGCGCTGGAGACGAAGGTGGCCACCACCGCGGGCTTCGCACTGGTCGCCGACGGGAGCCTGGAACAGGTGCGCACCGCCGACACCGTGATCGTGCCGGGATTCGAACCGATCCTCCCGGTGCCGGACGCCGTGCTCGATGCACTGGCCGAAGCCGGCGACCGAGGCAAGCGTGTGGTGTCGATCTGCACGGGCGCGTTCGCGCTGGCCGCGGCAGGCGTACTGGACGGGCTGCACGCCACGACCCACTGGAAGCACATCGACGACTTCGAGCGGGGCTTCCCGGCCGTCACGGTCGACCGCGACGTGCTCTACGTCGACGAGGGCGACGTGCTCACCTCGGCCGGGGTGTGCTGCGGCATCGACCTGTGCCTGCATATCGTGCGCCGCGACCTGGGAGCGGAGGTGGCCAACCAGATCGCCCGCGGTCTGGTCGCCGCCCCCCACCGAGACGGTGGGCAGGCCCAGTACGTGCCGGCTCCCGTCGCGGTGGCCGGTCAGGCGTCGCTGTCCGGTACCCGTGGATGGGCCCTGCACCGGCTCGGCGAGCCGCTCACGCTGCGCGTGCTTGCCCGGCACGCGGGCCTCTCGCAGCGCACCTTCATGCGCCGGTTCAGCGAGGAGACGGGCACGACCCCGTTGCAGTGGCTGCTCAACGCCCGGCTCGGCAGGGCGCGGGAACTGCTGGAAACCACGGACCGTTCGGTGGAACAGGTCGCGCGGGACTGCGGGCTGGGCACGGCAGGCAACCTGCGGCTGCACTTCCGGCGCGCACTGGACACCACCCCCACTGCTTACCGCCGCACCTTCACACGCTCGACGTCGCCAGCAGTCCCGCGCTCGGACTGA
- a CDS encoding phytanoyl-CoA dioxygenase family protein, with protein sequence MITEDMRTTFRQQGYLVVPGVLTPREVAVGRKVVAAMLAKQPPAEGHTGPHFIFRQFGDQGHPLLDFFSQTKIEELARQLLRGGLGIQRPEGVQVATTVPPWPHRPGGPHVDGLTPTEPDGRPGTFTLLAGAWLTDHTSPGRGNLWLWPGTHLRFGRYLAERGADALSRVEDMAPGPYPKIELGDPVQAVGPAGSVIFAHYLLAHNIGDHAGSADDEGRETLYYRLQADGHRDRWQEAVTAPLSEFA encoded by the coding sequence GTGATCACCGAGGACATGAGGACGACGTTCCGTCAGCAGGGATACCTTGTGGTCCCGGGCGTGCTGACTCCTCGAGAGGTCGCCGTCGGACGCAAGGTGGTTGCGGCCATGTTGGCGAAGCAGCCTCCCGCCGAGGGACATACGGGTCCGCACTTCATCTTTCGGCAGTTCGGAGACCAGGGGCATCCACTGCTCGACTTCTTCTCCCAGACAAAGATTGAAGAACTGGCGAGGCAGTTGCTCCGTGGTGGGCTGGGAATCCAGAGGCCGGAAGGCGTACAGGTGGCCACCACGGTCCCCCCGTGGCCGCACCGCCCAGGAGGGCCTCATGTCGACGGGCTGACGCCGACGGAACCCGACGGCCGACCGGGGACTTTCACCCTGCTCGCGGGTGCGTGGCTCACTGATCACACGTCACCCGGGCGGGGCAACTTGTGGCTGTGGCCTGGTACTCACCTCAGGTTCGGCCGGTATCTCGCCGAGCGGGGAGCGGATGCCCTCAGCCGAGTTGAGGACATGGCACCCGGACCGTACCCGAAGATCGAACTCGGCGATCCGGTGCAAGCGGTCGGCCCGGCCGGCAGCGTAATCTTCGCTCACTACCTGCTCGCGCATAACATCGGCGACCACGCAGGCTCAGCCGATGACGAGGGCCGGGAGACCCTTTATTACCGACTGCAAGCCGACGGCCACCGAGACCGGTGGCAAGAAGCAGTCACGGCGCCATTGAGTGAATTCGCCTAA
- a CDS encoding winged helix-turn-helix transcriptional regulator, whose amino-acid sequence MSRSHTDVSDQVSNEACPLTEVLDHVAGKWSIGILVAAAHGPVRFTELERAITGISRRMLTLNLRKLERDGLLIRTVYPTVPPKVEYSLTPMARELHASLTGLVGWAERHRADITAARATYDAGTAPAP is encoded by the coding sequence ATGTCACGCAGTCACACCGATGTGTCCGACCAGGTCAGCAACGAGGCGTGCCCGCTCACCGAGGTCCTCGACCACGTCGCGGGCAAGTGGAGCATCGGAATCCTCGTTGCCGCCGCACACGGACCAGTCCGGTTCACCGAGTTGGAACGCGCCATCACAGGCATCAGCCGACGCATGCTCACCTTGAACCTGCGCAAGCTGGAACGCGACGGCCTGCTCATCCGGACCGTCTACCCCACCGTGCCGCCCAAGGTGGAATACAGCCTCACGCCCATGGCCCGCGAACTCCACGCAAGCCTCACCGGGCTCGTCGGTTGGGCAGAACGCCACCGAGCCGACATCACCGCCGCCCGCGCCACCTACGACGCCGGCACGGCACCGGCTCCCTGA
- a CDS encoding MFS transporter, which translates to MVILDGTIVNVALPSIQRDLGFSPSDLAWVVNAYLVPFGGLLLLSGRLGDLIGRKRVFIAGLSIFTTASLLCGVSQDPAMLLAARFVQGIGGAVTSAVTLGMVVTLFPQPKERAKAIGVYSFVQSAGGSMGLLAGGALTQTISWHWIFFVNVPIGIVAALSAGRVLASEHGVRFGKGTDVVGALLVTSALMLSVYTIVETTNYGWTSAHTLSFGAAALALLLAFVARQAKATHPLLPLRLFRSRNVSGAMGIQALMVAGMFSFQFLCVLYLQKVLGFDEIHTGLGIFPVSVAIGALSLGLSPKLIARFGPRAVLLPGLSLITAGLAALGRVPAGGSYVVDVLPALLPLGIGFGLAMPSLATLAMSAATPQDSGIASGMFNTMQQIGSAFGLAVLSTLATSHTEALLGEGASTASALTGGYQLAFGIGSGLVAVALLLAATLLRSPATAQRSAAEEKPVAESAAR; encoded by the coding sequence ATGGTCATCCTCGACGGGACCATCGTGAACGTGGCGCTGCCGTCCATCCAGCGGGACCTCGGTTTCTCCCCGTCGGACCTGGCCTGGGTGGTCAACGCCTATCTGGTCCCCTTCGGTGGCCTGCTGCTGCTCTCCGGACGGCTCGGCGACCTCATCGGACGCAAGCGCGTCTTCATCGCCGGTCTGAGCATCTTCACAACTGCCTCGCTGCTGTGCGGTGTGTCCCAGGACCCGGCGATGCTGCTCGCCGCCCGGTTCGTCCAGGGCATCGGCGGTGCGGTGACCTCCGCCGTCACTCTCGGCATGGTCGTGACCCTGTTCCCACAGCCGAAGGAGCGGGCCAAGGCCATCGGCGTCTACAGCTTCGTCCAGTCCGCCGGTGGCTCGATGGGCCTCCTCGCCGGCGGCGCCCTGACGCAGACCATCAGCTGGCACTGGATCTTCTTCGTCAACGTACCGATCGGCATCGTGGCTGCGCTGTCGGCCGGACGCGTGCTCGCGTCCGAGCACGGTGTCCGCTTCGGCAAGGGGACCGACGTCGTAGGCGCGCTCCTGGTCACATCCGCACTGATGCTCAGCGTCTACACGATCGTCGAGACGACGAACTACGGCTGGACTTCGGCACACACGCTGAGCTTCGGCGCCGCGGCACTCGCCCTGCTCCTGGCATTCGTCGCCCGCCAGGCGAAGGCGACCCACCCACTCCTGCCGCTGCGCCTGTTCCGCTCGCGCAACGTCTCTGGAGCGATGGGTATCCAGGCCCTCATGGTGGCCGGGATGTTCAGCTTCCAATTCCTGTGCGTGCTCTACCTGCAGAAGGTGCTCGGCTTCGACGAGATACACACCGGCCTCGGCATCTTTCCGGTCTCGGTCGCGATCGGCGCGCTGTCCCTCGGCCTCTCGCCCAAGCTGATCGCGCGCTTTGGCCCCCGTGCCGTACTCCTTCCAGGACTCTCGCTCATCACGGCAGGTCTCGCCGCCCTCGGCCGCGTACCGGCAGGCGGGAGCTATGTCGTGGACGTCCTGCCCGCGCTGCTGCCGCTGGGCATCGGCTTCGGCCTCGCGATGCCGTCGCTGGCCACGCTCGCGATGTCAGCGGCCACGCCCCAGGACTCGGGGATCGCCTCCGGCATGTTCAACACCATGCAGCAGATCGGCAGCGCCTTCGGCCTCGCGGTCCTCAGCACGCTCGCCACTTCGCATACGGAGGCCCTGCTGGGCGAGGGGGCAAGCACCGCCTCGGCACTCACCGGTGGTTACCAGCTTGCCTTCGGCATCGGCTCGGGCCTCGTCGCCGTCGCTCTCCTCCTCGCCGCCACCCTGCTGCGATCCCCCGCCACAGCGCAACGTTCAGCGGCCGAGGAGAAGCCGGTCGCCGAGAGCGCCGCTCGCTGA
- a CDS encoding alpha/beta hydrolase family protein gives MAAVCCGLLLSGATVATAAPADHAQAQAQLEERGRGTLVSAEKLYTLETPQAVAAELGAAGFEDDTVRYGVVAYRLVYRTVDPYGRPTTASGLFALPLTTEGRLRAVSFAHGTGSHKDDSPSMQRGKFVSAPVIAHASAGSAGVAPDYLGMGKGPGLHPWMDIGSETTASLDMLRAARAFAPRTGHVLERKVMVTGFSQGASAALGLGRALEAGEDRWFRLDALAPVSGAYDFGGTELPALLEGRVEPKSGVLYAAYTLVAFNRLHHVYDSPGEVFRAPYDSTVEALFDGAHTGEQLMRGTPGTLDELLTEHGRELLAHPTGPLAAALRTTGAVCTGWAPSAPVRLYIATGDEQAVTANTEHCQEALHNNGMDAPVVDLGAVDYQGSRHLGSNVAATSAIVRWFGELRQR, from the coding sequence GTGGCAGCCGTCTGCTGTGGCCTACTGCTGAGTGGGGCGACCGTCGCCACCGCTGCGCCCGCTGATCACGCCCAGGCGCAGGCGCAGCTCGAGGAGCGTGGCCGGGGCACACTGGTCTCCGCAGAGAAGCTGTACACGCTCGAGACCCCGCAGGCCGTGGCCGCCGAGCTGGGCGCCGCCGGGTTCGAAGACGACACCGTCCGCTACGGCGTGGTTGCGTACCGGCTGGTCTACCGGACCGTCGATCCATACGGACGGCCCACGACGGCCAGCGGGCTCTTCGCGCTGCCGCTCACCACAGAAGGACGGTTACGCGCGGTCTCCTTCGCGCACGGCACTGGCAGTCACAAGGACGACTCCCCGTCCATGCAGCGCGGCAAGTTCGTTTCCGCACCGGTGATCGCGCACGCATCGGCCGGTTCCGCGGGGGTCGCGCCCGACTATCTGGGGATGGGCAAGGGACCCGGTTTGCACCCCTGGATGGACATCGGCTCCGAGACCACGGCATCCCTGGACATGCTGCGAGCAGCCCGAGCCTTCGCGCCCCGCACCGGACATGTGCTGGAGCGCAAGGTCATGGTCACCGGCTTTTCGCAGGGCGCCTCAGCGGCGCTGGGGCTCGGCCGGGCTCTGGAGGCGGGTGAGGACCGCTGGTTCAGGCTGGACGCGCTGGCACCCGTCAGTGGCGCGTACGACTTCGGTGGCACGGAGCTGCCCGCCCTGCTCGAAGGCAGGGTGGAACCCAAGTCCGGTGTGCTGTATGCGGCGTACACCCTGGTGGCGTTCAACCGGCTCCACCACGTCTACGACAGCCCTGGCGAGGTGTTCCGAGCCCCTTATGACAGCACCGTCGAGGCGCTCTTCGACGGTGCCCACACGGGGGAGCAGCTGATGCGGGGCACCCCGGGCACCCTGGACGAGCTGTTGACTGAGCACGGCCGCGAGCTGCTCGCTCATCCGACGGGGCCGCTGGCGGCGGCGCTGCGCACAACCGGCGCCGTATGCACCGGCTGGGCCCCCAGTGCGCCGGTTCGGCTGTACATAGCGACCGGGGACGAGCAAGCTGTCACCGCCAACACCGAGCACTGCCAGGAGGCTTTGCACAACAATGGCATGGACGCCCCGGTCGTCGATCTCGGCGCTGTCGACTACCAGGGATCCCGTCATTTGGGGTCCAATGTCGCGGCCACGTCGGCAATCGTGCGCTGGTTCGGTGAGTTGCGCCAGCGGTGA
- a CDS encoding nucleic acid/nucleotide deaminase domain-containing protein yields MTNKIVQALEHGAAKLGKTLGEDAGKAVENLYQDTRKRLKRVADNHLENDAKHAAEMERIAKRARPEGTPVYHLDDAGNISRLRHDPHAKTPEERYKKEALTAEDKERLGLQSSSVGAPKEGERHALLKDASEGKTTPRPTASSTQVPLGSSDLAEATQLARHADNSYGTKKPGGFTSNNYAAARVTGANGKGDFILVGRSHRSDGVNVGAHSERMIGTPFLRQGEGGRIRELYTERAPCGPAANCSAWMAERLPHVQVTHSVEYGNTPASRAAGNKAMENYLDGLRASR; encoded by the coding sequence GTGACGAACAAGATCGTCCAGGCGCTGGAGCACGGCGCGGCCAAACTCGGCAAAACCCTGGGTGAGGACGCCGGAAAGGCCGTCGAGAATCTCTATCAAGACACCAGGAAACGGCTGAAGCGGGTCGCCGACAATCATCTGGAGAACGATGCCAAGCACGCGGCGGAGATGGAGAGAATCGCCAAGCGTGCGAGGCCCGAAGGGACGCCGGTATACCACCTCGACGACGCCGGAAACATCAGCCGCCTGCGCCACGACCCTCATGCCAAGACCCCGGAGGAGAGATACAAGAAGGAAGCGCTCACAGCAGAGGACAAGGAGCGGCTCGGACTTCAGAGCTCGTCGGTCGGAGCCCCGAAGGAAGGCGAGCGGCACGCCCTGCTGAAGGACGCTTCTGAGGGCAAGACCACTCCTCGGCCCACGGCGTCCTCCACACAGGTGCCGCTGGGGAGTTCGGACCTCGCCGAGGCCACGCAGCTCGCCCGCCACGCGGACAACAGCTACGGCACGAAGAAACCCGGCGGGTTCACGAGCAACAACTACGCGGCGGCCCGGGTCACCGGCGCAAACGGCAAGGGTGACTTCATCCTCGTCGGCCGAAGTCACCGAAGCGACGGAGTGAATGTCGGTGCCCATTCGGAACGAATGATCGGAACCCCGTTCCTGAGACAGGGCGAAGGGGGTCGAATACGCGAGCTCTATACGGAACGGGCGCCCTGCGGCCCGGCTGCGAATTGCTCGGCATGGATGGCCGAAAGACTCCCGCACGTCCAGGTCACGCACAGCGTCGAATACGGGAATACCCCGGCATCGAGAGCTGCCGGAAATAAGGCGATGGAGAACTATCTCGACGGGCTGCGGGCCAGTAGATAG